In Papaver somniferum cultivar HN1 chromosome 9, ASM357369v1, whole genome shotgun sequence, the genomic stretch TCCAAGACTAAGGGTGTAAACACACTGCTGCCTTCAGAGATCAGAAAGAGAACCAGGCTATACTTTTATCATCCACCTCGGGAGAAAACACCTTCACTCATACTAAATTCATGCACCTCTCCAAACTGACTTTGACAACATGGGAAAGGTAATTGGCAAAGGGAGGCAGGCAAAGGAGACCATGCAGTAATTAAGACAGAAACTAACAATCTGCACATGCGTCAAGTGTTAATTAGTTAAATAGGTATTTTATCTGAGTTGGAAGCATCACCCCGGCACGCCAAAGATGTACTATTTTTAATTTCAGTGACACGCACTAGAAAAagactaccactttcaaaacaggGAAGCGACAATCAGAGGCTTGAATGGAAATGGACAGGGTTTAACTTGATTTTGCGCCTGACTGTTCTCAACCCATCTTTTTATCCTATCAAGGACTTTGCTAAAAGCACGTATACATTGTATAGTAACCCTAAAGTAAGATACTGTACATTCTTTCTTTGTTCAAAAGCGAGGCAATAGTATTCAACATTTCTAGGAACAACTTCTCGTTGACCTGTTTAAATTTTTTTACAGATATATATGGGGGGTAGTATACTACACAAAGCAGCGCCAGCGGCCTATAATTTATACCCAATGCCACACTGTACACCTTGCCCCCAAACAACATAGAGTGTTCTGAGAGAAGCACCAAACAGAAGCCGGTTGAATTTCTAAGCATTTACAAGGAGACTCCAATACCCCCATTAAGTAGACATATAATAGAAGAGAACAACAACAAGGGCAATGAAAGAGTACCTTCTCTTCAGTAGCTTCAGGATCTTCTCTTTGGTACTTCTCATATGCTTCTGCGTCGTCCACAAACAAACTAGCATCTGCCAGAAACAGCTCACGACCACTACGACAGACAAAAGGATCAAAATATTTAATAGAGTGCCAAGCAAATGTGTCTTCATGGTACCATTCACATAATCAATAGATAACAAAGTACCTCATGCGGTCATTCTTAGCCCTTTCTGCCCTTGATAATGCGAGACCTGCTTCTTTTTCGTCgagttttttcttcttccattgattgAAAATTTCAGTAGTTATCTGGGTTGAACCTACTACTTTTGCACGCTGAAGGCCAAGAAACAGAGAACCCAATTATGAGAACCACCATTAggaaaaacaaacgtaaaatatgAAGATGCAACACAATGCCACTTGTAAGTCTGTATTAAGAAAACTGAAAATTAGACTAAAGGACCAAACTCAAAGTCTCAAAAAATTTAAGGCATTAATAttcatttatttaagaaaatccACCAGAGTATGCAACTCACAAAGTGTGTCCTAATCTTATATTTACTATGTTGTTTTCTTAGTTTCAGTTGATAAGCAACCTAAAGAATGCATACCAAGGTTCTCAGTGTGATCCTTTATATTACTACAGGGAATCTATGCCTTTGGAAAACCATGTCTTCATATTCAGTCCTTATCACTTAAAAAAGTCAAACATATTGTCTCTTTACTAGTAATTTAATATTATTACCTGGTTTTCAATCTCTTCCTCGATAGATATTTTCTCCGACTCCTCTTCTAGTAACGCCTTCATCTGAGATTTTAATATATAACCTGGAGGAAGAGCATGTCTGTAACGACACTCTTTATTTCCATTTGGACAAACCCAAAACCACCCATATTGTTTCCTCTCAACTGCATCCAGAAAGTGCTTACACACCTGCTCAAATCACAAGAGAGTAAAAGCATTTAAGTTTTACTTCCCTTTCACCATGATAGAAAACATCAATCAATCACATTCTACAGCTAACATAAGAGGATAGAAAACATACAATCTCAGTTGCTTTATTCTGGTTACTATAATCATTTTTCTTGGACTCCACAACCTTTTCCAATGTCTCCTGATCCCAATCCTCCATATTATCTTAACCAACAACAAATGACAAAAAACAAATAGCAGTAAAAACATCAAGAATTTATCGAAACATCAACACCCGAACATAAAAGTTGAAGAAAACAAAGTAAACTAACAAACCATCTTCATCACGCTTGTCACTAtaaatactaatcttttcacCCTTCCTCTGAATATCCAAATCGTGGGAGAATTTGCACTTAAATCCCTTAGTACATTGCCCCACTTTGAAAAATTCACATAGTATCGACTTCGGATCAACACCTGTAATAATCATTTACACACAATCAGCATTAGTTAATAGAATCACATCCAATaattcaacaaaaacaaaaggaGCACAAAATTTACAATAAACCCCTACATACCAGGTGGAACTTTGGGCTGACTAACAGCAATCTTAAATAAATCATTCAATTCCTTCTCTCTAGCTTTctcttcatctttctttttctaatTATTCAGAAAAAACAAAAGACAACGAATTACAACTTTAACCCATTTCAAGTTCAAATCTTTCATGCACGAATTGATAAAGTTAAGGAGAGGGAGTGATACCTTAGCAGCGACTTTGGAAGGGTCAGGTTTGGGGACAGCAGAGGCTTGAATATTCTgaacatatttttggacacttttacTCTTGTTTTTGTTCTTCAATCCAAAGGTTTTATCTTCAACCTGCTTTTGTTTCTTGGCAATATCAGCTTTAGCTTGTTTTGGAGGCATCTTTGATCAGCACATCAAATGtcaaaaacaaaacctaattcCTTTCCAAAACCCCCTTCCTTTTAATTCTTTCTCTGAATCTGATTGAACGAAGATTCAAATGATTGATGATGCTTGCTTACTGTGGATTTGTTAGAAAGGAAAATCTTATAAAAATCTtttagtgattttaggtctcTGTGGACGAAGGGATTAGGGTTTGCGAAGTGAGTTCTAAGTATTTTTAGTTTCGGAAGTGGTGTGGGAATTGCAAGGGGTGATAGGGTCCGATTGGCACACATCCACGGAGAATAgatgaaaaaatatatatatccaTGTACGCTCTTACATGGACAAGGTCACACAAAAATTGTATCATTTTCTCCGCAAaactcaaacgacaatgaatttaagtgtaatattttgatgatatgttttttttataagactctacattctcataaaaaaaaaatgagtgcAAATCGAGATGTATAACACgaccatctacccctttgaatatcaaTCGTTCAAAGTTAACGGTTtaaattaagatcggtagatggtgaggtttgttATCTCGAATTGCGTTCATTTTTTGTGGGAGCgtagtcttataagaggaacatatcatcaaaatattacacttaaattcattgtcgtttgggttttgcggagaaaatgacACAAATCTCCCTTTATAGCCCATTATGCCTGAGTACGGATCCCTTCACAAATAAAAACTAGGGAAaataatcgtttggtccttttttagatgGTCCCAAGACTATTTGGTCCTGCGGGAAAAGTCGTTTCCTGTTTGGtctataattatttaaaaatattaagtgaACAAAAATATCCTTTTGTGATGTTTCGGCTTTAATTTTCGTACTCTTTTATTCCTATAATTATTTGAGTTCATGCTCTTGATGAACTTTGAACTTCCTCTTATTTTCGTACAGGAGTTCTTTCTCTTTGATGAACTATCAGGTGTTGGTCATGATTATGTAGATCTGAGTTCATTCTGTTTGATGAAACAACTTTAAAAAAGGGGAaataacagagttcattctttaaagTGAACACCCAACAAAACTTCCACTATTTATGACAAAAAACAGAATTCATTCTTTCTAATGAACACACAACAGAATAAACCAAAATTCAAACTAGAATATAACTCATTCTTTAAAACGAACACCCAATAAAACTtccattattatgaacaaaaaacagagttcattctttcaaatgaacacctaataaaaaccaaaattaagacagagttcattctttcaaatgaacacttaATCAAAGTTCATTACTATGaacaaaaaaacagagttcattccttcaaatgaacagCTAATCAAAACAAAGTAAATTAAGACTAAAATAAAGTTCATTTTTAAAAATGAATACATAATAAAACACGGAGTTCATTTTTTCGAACGAACACATAACAAAACTTTCGttattatgaagaaaaaaacagagttcatttttcgaatgaacacctaaGCAAAAACACAAATCTacaaaaatcaaagaacaaaaaGATGATTTACAAATATTAAATGAAACTCACCAGAAAATCAAATTAATCTCTTTAAATCAAATCTTCATAATCTTCGAATCTTCAAATCAAAccttcataatcttcataatcttcaacagcagcagaaactcgtCTTCATCATATTCAACAATaacaaagaagaaagaaacaTAGTTCATTCTAATCAATGAACTTCATCATATTCAacagcagtagcagcagagaagaagaaaacaaaaaatcattgttgtcttcatcatcttcatcgtattcaacagcagcagcatcaaCAAAACAGTGACCAAGAAACACAAAATCtacgtcgtcttcatcatcttcaacagtagcagcaccaacataaaagaaaaaactaaaaaccttcatccttcatcatcatcttcaacatcagaagcagaaaaataaaaatggagagaagagagaaactagatctgaaagtTAAAGAAGAGGGAGAAAGTGAATCtggaaat encodes the following:
- the LOC113311122 gene encoding zinc finger CCCH domain-containing protein 21-like, which translates into the protein MPPKQAKADIAKKQKQVEDKTFGLKNKNKSKSVQKYVQNIQASAVPKPDPSKVAAKKKKDEEKAREKELNDLFKIAVSQPKVPPGVDPKSILCEFFKVGQCTKGFKCKFSHDLDIQRKGEKISIYSDKRDEDDNMEDWDQETLEKVVESKKNDYSNQNKATEIVCKHFLDAVERKQYGWFWVCPNGNKECRYRHALPPGYILKSQMKALLEEESEKISIEEEIENQRAKVVGSTQITTEIFNQWKKKKLDEKEAGLALSRAERAKNDRMSGRELFLADASLFVDDAEAYEKYQREDPEATEEKPKDAAKGEASTSTSAVDGDKELFADDDDDELDLDELEELEASLSKTSLQIREPGAEA